One Vanrija pseudolonga chromosome 5, complete sequence genomic window, GCGCAGTACATCGCGCGCACAGTGCTCCAGGCTGTGCGGGGTGACTcgcgctctcggcgccggggccaGTATGCAGTGTTGACGTTCCCTTGGCGGGCCGATTGCGAGAAGCCGGCCGGCATCGGCGAGATGGGGAGCAAGTGATGCCGTTGGTGCCGGCTCCACTGGCATCCCACGCCCGACCGATGCTGCTCGCTgacgtgcgcgtcgtgctcgcgacTCTGCTGCGCGCATCCAGGCCCATCTTGCCCCTTGCCCCCTTGCCCCTTGCCCCCtaccgcgcccgcccgccgaaaCTACTCACGCGAACCCCAGTAGAAGGGCAGACAGAGCCACATGAGGATGATGGTGAGAACGAGCGTGCTGCCGAGGATCTTGAACACGACCTGGCGGAAGAGCTTGACCTCGGGGGAGAAGACTGGGGGGTGTTAGCAAGCCGTGGCGAACAGCatgcacgccggcgcgcaacTCACAGTGGTACGCATACTTGTCAGGCGGGGCGGCGAACCCAGGCTGCCCAGCGACCGGCGCACCCGGCGCAGCTGCTCCCTTGGCAGGAGCGGCACctgcaccagcagcaccagtgTAGTTTGGtgcgcgcttctcctcgcgctctGCGATGGTCGGCGCGCCCTCGGACGCTTGCGGGGTGGACGGCATGCTGGCGGTGATGGTGGGGGAGTGGGACATTGGTGGTCCCTAAGGGGTGGGCCGGGGTGGAAATGTTTTGTGCCCTTTAAGATTGGctgtggttgttgttgtcgtcgagtggAGCGGGCGGGTCGCTGTAAACGAGGTTGAGAtgcggggagggagggggcagTTGCCGATGGGatgtggtgggtgggaggcGAATGCTTGCGACGGACGGACGATAGGATGCACCAACAACAAGCTGCGGCCCCCGGCCCTCTTATACGTACCGACTTTTACATCACGCCGtcgagtgagcgagcgaggtgggtgtgagtgacGCCGAGCCACAGCACACGCTCgcctccgaggccgaggtagGTGGGTGAGGCAAGGTGTCGGGTGCCTCGGCCCTAAGGCGGCACAAAGGGGCAGCAGCTCTCGTCCCGTTAATCTTCCCTGGCGTCCACCGAGCCCAGCGAGCCCAGCCCGGAATCAGCTCCACCAAACCCGACCACATGTCTATCGGCGCGAGCCAGCGACCAGCACTAGCACTACACGATAGCTGTGTCAGCTCTCCGTTATGCAttccgacgccgacagcctcggctcctcgccgctcgctgctgaCTGACTTTACTCGCGGCTTTTGCTTGCTCGTTTATGACGCGCGGCTGCCGTACcgtgccagccagcagcagtgtGGCTATAGCCACATCTGGACCCACGACGCACGGCGTCAAATCGCCTCGTTGCACCGCGCGGGTGACGCTCGCCGTGTGCGACCTACAGCAGCAACACAACATCACGCATGCAGCCACAGCAACCACCCACACGCCGGCCAGTCTGTCACCTGACGTGCCTGCCTCGGCCAGTGCGTGTTCGCTCGCTTTGGGCGGGTCGGCTTCGCTAGTCTGTGTGACCGAGCTCTGCGCCGAGGACAGACGAACGGTGACGTCGTAAATCTTGACACCGACCAGATCTAAGCCCACCTCCCTCCACCCAGGCGGCCACACCTCCACCTTCCGACCGGACTTTGTACCCactcggccggcggcgccgtgccgacAACAAAAGTCGCACCCTGCGTAGGAATGCTGACAACACTGATATCGACGAGTCGAGCACATGCACATACCGAGTCAAAACTCCGTGCCGCACCCCCTCAGCGTCCCTCGGCCTTTgacctcgcccccgcctACCCCCCGCCAAACAAACACCGTGCATTCATTCAGATTAAGCTAACTATCGAGGAGGATACGATACGTCATGACGACACTGGTACTCGTACTGGAATCCGGAATCAttcacccactcacacactcCGCTCGGCCAACCTCCGCGCAATCACACATCGTTATCAATGTGGTCTTTGTAGTCGTTGTGGTTCAATGTGGTTATGCTTGCAAAGCAATCGGCTTAGTGACCGTTGCCATTGGCACTGTGCGAAGACAGagccgcgtccgccgcgtccaagTCCTTCTCGGTCAGCTTGCGGCTGCCAGATGGCGTCTGGCGGCCAGAAATAGCAGAACCGAGCGAGTCGGACCGAGTGCGCCCCTTCATGACAACAGGGAAGCCATAGtggctctcgtcgtcgacgtcgttgaTGCCCTGCCACGCTGCAAAATGTCAGCATTTGTCGCGTCACTgccacgccacacgccactCACACTTGCCACCCATGTAGTCGGTTGTGCTCAGGTGCTCCATCTCCTCGGTGAGCGTTGCGTAGTCACCGGGCGTCATCATACCCGAACGGAAGCGCGGGCTTCCAGGAGCGGACAGAGGAGCACCGACACGCTGCACGCCAGTAaactcgggctcgtcgtcgtcaaacgaGTCGGGGTAGGCACGACGGAGCGCAAGCTGACGAGCCTTTGCGTACTCGACACCAAGCGACTTCcagtcgaggagctcggagAGACGCTCCGTACGGTTACGCTGGTTGATACGCTGGCGACGCGACTTCATTGTGAAGCCGAGAAGCTGGTTggtgagctgctcgaccgaCTCGTCGACACCCTGGTTGCGGCGGTCGACAATGTAACAACCATAGTCCTCGGGCGACTCGAGCAGGTCCTCCATGAAGCAGCCGAAGCCCGACAGGTTGGTCGTGATGTTGGGGATACCCATGACCGTGCACTCGGCCGGCGTGTAGCCGAACGGCTCGTAGTAGGATGGGAAGACACCCATGTGGCAACCACGGACAAACTCCTCGtagtcgaggccgagaatCGGGTTGTTCGAGTTGAGGAACTCGGGGTGGAAGATGACCTTGACGCGGTCCGACGTGCGGTTGAAGAGCTGGACACGACGAATCTGGTTCAGGATCGGGtccgcagcgtcgtcggccatgtTGTGCGTCACGACAggggggagggtggtgcGCTTGAGGGCAAACACGCGGCGCTTGAGGAGaaccttgtcctccttggaCATGAGGTCCTCGGGGTTGGGGACCTCGGTACCGTGGGTACCGTTGTATCTCGAGGCGTGCTCAAAGATGCGCTGGCCGATGCGCTCAGTGATCTGGCTGACAACGTCCTTGAGCTGGCCAGTAACGGCCTGGCccttgagggcctcgacAGTGTACGAGTTGGTCGCCGCAGGCATGATGATGAAGGCGACAACCGTCATCTTGGAGCCCATCGTCTTGAGGCGGTGGTTCAGGCCTGGGGAGTCGTCAGAAGGGCCCACAGCAGTAACACTCACGAGCAAGCGACTCGATGAACATGTCAACACCCTTGTTACGGAACTCGTAACGACCAGCCGTGAACAGGTAGATGGTGTTGTCGAGGTCAAAGTCAAAGTGACCGTAGAAGTGGCCGCGGATGAAGTCGTTGAtcttctccttggccttgacgtGAAGGTTCTGGAACTCGTGCATGGCGGCAAACTTGACGACGTTGAGACCGTTGGGCAGGACACCGTCGGGCTTGCGCTTGAGCAGGTGCTCACTCTCGAACGCCGTGATGTGGGAAACGGTCGTGAAGACATCGGCGCAGTGCGTCGCCGAGCGTTCAATGCAGTAACTGGGGAGTCAGCTGAGATCCCGAAAGATCACAGCAACACTACTTACCGGTGGTAGATACCGCGCTTGCCCGCCTCATGGTCAACGTCAAAGTACTGTAGGTTGTTGTAGAAGTCTACACTGCCCGCACAGAGGTAGCGGCCGAGAAGAGTGGCGTGGGTGGTGAAGATGGTCGTCACGTCAATCTTGCGCTTGCGGCAGAGAGGAATGGCCAGGCCAGCCTGCCACTCGTGGAAGTGGGCGATAACAGCCTTGTCAAGGCAGCGCGAGGTGAACTGTAGGTTGAGCTCTGTCCCCGTCAGACTAACTCACCTCTCCGAGGAACCATGCGGTGAGGTAGCCGAAGAGGATCGTCTCGTTCGTCTCGTGGTCGTTGGGGGGCGTGGGGATGCCGGCAATGTTCCAGAGGTCGGCCTTCCACTCGTCAAGACTGGGGAGAGAGTGGTTAGCCGGTGCGCTCATTGCCGGCGGTAGtagcgccgcctcgtccgaACTCACCGGTCGTGGGCGCTGCCAGTGTCGAAGAGAAGCACACGTGGGGCGCCCTCAATGAGCCATCGGCCGTAGAGGTACTTGACACCGCGGTCCTTCATAGCCTGGAgcgactcggcgagcggggtgCCGGGTTCTCTGCGTGCTGGGTCAGCTGCTTGTTGCTGCCTGAAGGGTGAGAGCGCCGAGCCCCTGAGCGGCGTGCGACTCGGCGTGCTGCTTCTTGCATCATTGGGGCGGGTACTTAcggctcctcggcctcgacctcgactggGGCAGACTTGTAGCTCAGAGGACCGATGAGCGTGAAtctggaggaggagaaggtgGTGGTCAGTGGGTTGTTCTTGTTCGCTCATGTTCGCCGTAGTCGGTTGGACCCGAACACAAGCCGGCCCGGGCAGACACTCACCGGTCACCAAACTCCTTGACAGTGACGGGGACCTTTGTCTTGATGACCGTGTAGATACCGCCGACCTTGTTGGCCACCTCCCAGGCGACCTCGAAGAGGAGGGGCTGGTGAACGTCACGGACCACGGCCATGATGCTGATCTAAGTATGGGGTAGGGATTTGCAGGCGTGGGGAAGGATCAACGTGGGGTTGGTTGGGGGGTTGGGTTGCTTTTTGGCTTTTAGCGTGCAGCGAGTGCCGTGAGCTGATTGTCAGCGGCGCTGTGAAGTGGTTGAGGAGGGGGGAGTTGAGAGCAAGAGGTTTTGCTCGTTGTGTGTgtagaggaggagggggggggggggggcaagAAAGAGAGAtggaggaaggaggaggaggggggggtgggtgtgggttaGGGGcttggtggtgggggagTAGTGGATTGGATGCGACGGCGAGAGAGCATGTGTGGGGGCGGGAAGTGCGTCAAGGATGCAAGTCAGCCGGCAGGCGTCCGTCCTGGCCGTTGCCGAATCAGAGGGCGGATCAGGGACGTCATGTGCGGCTTGCGGCTGTGGACCACAGCCAGGGGAGAGATGGGGGGGCAAGGCAGGCTAACAGGCGACTGGGATCGGGTCGGGGCTCACTCACTCAACCAACAACTGATGATCAACAAGTAAAGAAAGAAAGCAAAACCAAAGTCGTGGGGATCTGTCAGATGCGCACATGCATAGCCAAGTCATGTCCTCGATGGCACATGTGAGCTCGGTGGGCACGACTGTCCTCTCGCTGTCACTTgtcctggctggctggtcggcggcggtggctggcggctggcggcagtggcagcgaGGACACCCATCGTCAGTGCCTGACGCCGCGCACATGCTCTGCGTTCAAATTCCCCGTTATAGCAATTGACGTTTCCTGCGGCAAGGTCTTGCGGGGCCCGCGACCTGGATCCCTTTGCATCACGGGGTCCAATGGGGCTGCACTCTATACCGGTTACAAGCGGCACGAGGTGGCCCGCGTCAGCACAGGGGCAGGCCGAGTTCGCCTTTTTTTTTGGCAGcgggcacgacgcggcgattgcggcggcggcccagctcggcggcagctgcTACCTGCTGCCATCGACGATCACTGCCGATTGGCCCCCCCTCGTGCCCCGCTCCAGTCTCGCGTCCTGCTCGTGCGGTAGTGCACGGCCACCCCTTGGACCCCCCTTGGACCCATTGCTCACGGCCGCGGCTGCCCCGACTTCCCCTTCCCTTCACCGGACACGCGCCGGTGGCTGAggctggcagcagcagcccctTTCACCCCATCGCTCGCTTCCTTgccccccacacccacaccccactcaTGCCACTATGTTCATGCGTTGTACAACATGGAATGCTACGACAGCCAGCCCTTGGGGCAATCTACCTGGAAAGCCGCTTGCTGCTCGGCACCAGATCCCCAAGGTCCTCTACCAAGACCCAACAAACGAGGCGCCCAGCCACGAGTTCCGCCGGCTtcccttggccttgccgcTACTGCTCTCGTCtactcccgccgccgccgccgcgccgagcacacTCCCAGCATTTTTGCTACTTGCACCTGGAACTGTACCGCTTgaccctcggcggcgagcgtcaCGTGTCGCCCGCGCGTGCCTGATGTCGTCCACCTCCCAGTGCAGACCCTGGTCTGTCCTCCGCcagccgaggtcgacaacaAAGCCAATGCCGCCGATACGCAGGTCGACATACCCAGGCGGCAgagacggcgatggcggcgacggcggtgatgCCAGCGCATGCTGCTGACTCAgactcgctgcgctcgccgagacaCTGTCTGAAATGGCGGCCTCGCTTGGGGGCACCGGCGGCTTGGCGATCGTCTCGGCGCCACTCCGAGATTGCGATTTTGATGCGTCCTTGGGGGTGGCTCGGAGAGACGAGAGCCCCAGCTTCCATTTACCTGGCCACGCTGCGGGGCCAGACTTGGGGAGGTCGGTCGGGgggctgccggcggcgccctGGCCGTGGtctggctcggcgtcgaccgacgccggcgccgtcgagttGGTCACGGCGCTGTCGCTCCACGCGCGCTGCATCTCGCGATAGCCGACGAGCACAGGGTCGAAGATGCGCCCTCCATTGAGGTAGAATGCGCCGCGGTCGGCAATGTGCTCGTCGTACGCGGGTGGTGGCACCGACGCGTCAGGTGTGGGCTCGGGAGTCGGCGTATCCGGCGCGAGTGCGGCGATAAAGGGTGATGATGGGGACgtggagaagaagaggatGGCCAGCTGGAGGGAGGTATCAGCGCCGCCCTCGAAGCGGAAAGGACGATAAGATTGCGGAAGCGAGGCCAGTGACCGCAGTTACAACAACGTGACACAAGCCGCGCGACCCGTAATCGGCACGCAAGTGTATCTCCGCGTGTCATCGGCAGGGAGACTGGTCGCATAGGCAGTGTTCCGCGTTCCATCCACGACGCGGGGCACTCCAGCTGGCCCAGCCACCGTGCGTGGGGCGAACACGAGGCACCATCTGGCGCGGCCGGCACACAGAGTGGCacgcggcgtgcagcgtgtACAGGACACACAGAGACGCCACGTTCCACTCTGCCTCGTGCCGCCGATACAAGTtccagcaggcagcaggccCAGAACCAGGTGGCGTGTAGTTCGGTGGGCCAGAAGCCTGGTGTGGGCttgaggccgcggcggcgaggaggtggtccGCGGCGATGTTCAAGCCAGCACTGTTGTAGCTGGCGCCGCTTGGGCTAGGCTGCACCGCGTGCAGCCTCCCCACCCGTGGGCCCGCCTAGGCACTCCGCCAGCCTCGTAGTGCCCGCCTCAACGAGACGGCCTCGTTGCCGTCGACACACTTCGCCAAGCCAAGCCCGACCAAACCAACTCACCATCGTAACGCAGTACCCGCACGGCCGGATGGCCCAGtacgccgcgacggcgaacacggcgaggaagaagggCGATGCGGACTGTGAGTGTGAGCGGGTGACAACATAGCCAAGACCACGGTGTGGGGAGGGCAGGCTGGACACTGGCGtggcctggcctggcctTCCTCCACCCCGACCCGCACTCACCGGCATGGGGATCAGGAGCGCGAATATGAGGACATGACGCAGGCAGTGCATTATGCCGCACAACATGCGCTGGGGGGAGGGAGTGTGTGTAGGTTTATTTGGCGTGGGTGAGTGGGTCGTGTAGTGGTTGGTTATGCAGtggtgctcctcgccgtcgtcgtcgccgaagaGTGGTGAGTGAGAGTGACCGGAAACATGGGGGGTGTCATTCCAGCCACGTGGCGTTACGTAATTAATCTCCGGTTCCCGAGAACACTGGCCCTCTCGCCAGCCCACACGCGACAGCATAGCCAATACCAATACATATGCATCTACGAGGCCTCCTTGGATACGAGGAGGAACaggcccacgccgccgaggagggcgtaCTTGAGCTGCGGGAAGTCGTTCTAGCGGCGCGTCAGCtggggtcgacctcgggTCGGCTGGCGAGccacaccagccagccactTCAGCACTCACCATGGCGATGGTCACATAGCCGACATACGGCAGGAACCTGGGTCGTCGTCAGTACGCCGTGCTCGCAGCCTGTCACCGCCATATCACACTTACCCGCGGACCTTGCCCACGACCTGCTTCGACTCGAGCCACTGGGGGCCCTCGTACAGCACAATGTCATTGTCTGGGTTCGCGTCGCCCTTGGTCAGGAGGAGCTGTGATCCGTTGCTGTGCGGGGTTAGAGCTGTAGGGGTAGAGAGATATCAGCTCACGTCTCGTGTGTCGCGTGGACGCGGTGGACGATCGGGATGCCTTGGCCGGCACTGGGGATGTCAGTAGTTGCGCGAGCGCACCGGTAATGACGGGCGGGTGTGCTGGTGTGCTCTCGGCATGGGCATCGACATGCCGCATCATAGCGAAAGGCTGAGGCCAAGCCCATATTCAGAGCGCGACCAGCCCCacagcgccgaggccctcaaTCTTACGACCAGCCCACACCACCTAGTCCCTCGACCTTACTCACACCTTGTACACGGTGATGTCTCCGACCTCGTACGGCGTGTTAGCGGGGTTggtgaggaagaggatgTCGCCACGGTAGAATGCGGGCTGCATGGATCCACTGGGGAAAGTCAGCGCAGTTTCGGGATGATTGGCTGGTGGACGGCGGTGCAATCGCGACCCCCGGGGCATGCGTTACATGCAACCCCGAGTCCGCGCTGGACGCTATCACCATCCCACGCCACACGCACGAGAGGACAACAACGATCGGTGACTCGGAGTTGGTGACGAGGCACAGCGCCTTCCACATCATGAggcccgacgcgacgacaTTGAGAAAGTTGAGGAGCTGGAACAGGAGCTGttgtggtgtcagcggggccaCGGGCAACAACACTCACGCCCTGCACTCCGAGCTTGCGCAGACGCGCTATCTCGTCTCCGAacattgctgctgctggttgtTGTAGTAGAAGTGGTGGTGTTGTGGAGTGTTGCCTTCGGCCTCGTCACTGTGTCTTGTCGGATGCATCGGTGGCatcagcggcgcggcgcggcggcaacgggGCAACGGGGGTGACTGCCACGTGCCCCGCGGCCCGCGGGTTGAATGATGCGCATTATTTGACCCCCTCCTACAAGCAAGCCCAGTGACAATCGCACCGAGTCATCGAAATCGAGTGTcccgcctggctggctggctggctggccgacgGGACAGACAATATCGAGAGCGATGGAGATGCAACGAGCCTCTTGTTGCTTCcaacacacaccacaccactctCCCGCCATGTCGCTCACCCCAGACGCAGAGGGCAAGCTCACCTCGGgccagctcacgcccagcaCCATCGCAAAGCAGCTCTcgcagctcgacctgccTGCGCCGTCCAACCTGCacctcgcgtcggcgcgcgcaggcggcgctgcaggcggcggcaaggccgacCTGCAGGAGACGCTGTCGGGGCTCAACctccccgagcccgaggccgtgacccgcgcgcaggcgcaccGCCGCTCCGAGTCCCAGTCGCAGGACATTGCGGAACAGCTCTCGCGCATGAACCTCCCGCAGCCCGAGCGCATCTTTGGCCCCAACGACGgcaacgccggcgccaccgaATCCCACAAGAAGGGCGTGACGGCCGACGACTGGGCCAaggtcaagctcgacgacgaggtcccCGAGGCCGTTAGGAGCCCGACCGAGATGCACTTTAGGCGTGCGAGCGTGTGAGTGGCATCGACAGTAGGGGAAAGGATGGTGTTGACAGTTACAGTGCCAAGAGCCCGACCTCCGCTGTGTCGGCTgccgctcctgctgctgctgctgccgccgccgccgcggcccctGCTGCGTCTCGCAAGGCGGTTGAGCAGAAGATCACGCCCTTCGACGTCCAGGGTGGTGTTgatgccgacggcaaggagacGGGAATGTGAGTGCCTCGATTCCTGCTCCGAAGCTCACGCCCAGCGACTACGACAAGCTTGCCGACCGTTTCGGTGCGCAGAAGATCAACGCCGACCTCCTGGCCCGCTTTGAGCGCGTCACGGGCCGCAAGCCGCACCCACTCATGCGTCGTGGCACCTTCTACACCCACCGCGAGTTTGACAAGATTCTCGACCGCTACGAGGCTGGCGAGCCATTCTACCTCTACACTGGCCGTGGACCATCCAGTGACTCGATGCACATGGGCCACCTGATTCCCTTCCTCTTCACCGCGTGAGTCACGGCTCGGACTTTTAGAGCGAATCACAGTACGGCCCGTGCTaaccccccgcccccagtTGGCTCCAGGACGTGTTTGGCTGCCCATGCGTCATCCAggtgaccgacgacgagaagtACCTGCTCGACCGTGACGCCAAGAAGCAGCAGGCATTGGTCAAGAAGAACCCCCAGGACAAGAGGCGG contains:
- the wrs1 gene encoding Tryptophan--tRNA ligase, cytoplasmic, translating into MSLTPDAEGKLTSGQLTPSTIAKQLSQLDLPAPSNLHLASARAGGAAGGGKADLQETLSGLNLPEPEAVTRAQAHRRSESQSQDIAEQLSRMNLPQPERIFGPNDGNAGATESHKKGVTADDWAKVKLDDEVPEAVRSPTEMHFRRASVAKSPTSAVSAAAPAAAAAAAAAAPAASRKAVEQKITPFDVQGGVDADGKETGIDYDKLADRFGAQKINADLLARFERVTGRKPHPLMRRGTFYTHREFDKILDRYEAGEPFYLYTGRGPSSDSMHMGHLIPFLFTAWLQDVFGCPCVIQVTDDEKYLLDRDAKKQQALVKKNPQDKRRPYDILEKYKEMGQANIADIIACGFKLDKTFIFSDLDYVGKEFYRNIVLMAKTITVTNSKGVFGFADSDNVGMLHFAAVQSTPSFCNSFPQIFGERTDIPCLIPCAIDQDPYFLVCRESADRLKYKKPALIHAKFLPALQGAGTKMSASNPNSNITLTDKPNEIKNKIRKHAFSGGGATQELHKEHGGNPDVDIAYLYLSYFEEDDEKMARLAAEYRAGTLSTVQMKDECIAKLQQVVSEFQERHAAVTPELVKLYQDPTRKIDPTPRPKTAVAV
- the gsy-1 gene encoding Glycogen [starch] synthase → MAVVRDVHQPLLFEVAWEVANKVGGIYTVIKTKVPVTVKEFGDRFTLIGPLSYKSAPVEVEAEEPEPGTPLAESLQAMKDRGVKYLYGRWLIEGAPRVLLFDTGSAHDRLDEWKADLWNIAGIPTPPNDHETNETILFGYLTAWFLGEFTSRCLDKAVIAHFHEWQAGLAIPLCRKRKIDVTTIFTTHATLLGRYLCAGSVDFYNNLQYFDVDHEAGKRGIYHRYCIERSATHCADVFTTVSHITAFESEHLLKRKPDGVLPNGLNVVKFAAMHEFQNLHVKAKEKINDFIRGHFYGHFDFDLDNTIYLFTAGRYEFRNKGVDMFIESLARLNHRLKTMGSKMTVVAFIIMPAATNSYTVEALKGQAVTGQLKDVVSQITERIGQRIFEHASRYNGTHGTEVPNPEDLMSKEDKVLLKRRVFALKRTTLPPVVTHNMADDAADPILNQIRRVQLFNRTSDRVKVIFHPEFLNSNNPILGLDYEEFVRGCHMGVFPSYYEPFGYTPAECTVMGIPNITTNLSGFGCFMEDLLESPEDYGCYIVDRRNQGVDESVEQLTNQLLGFTMKSRRQRINQRNRTERLSELLDWKSLGVEYAKARQLALRRAYPDSFDDDEPEFTGVQRVGAPLSAPGSPRFRSGMMTPGDYATLTEEMEHLSTTDYMGGKSWQGINDVDDESHYGFPVVMKGRTRSDSLGSAISGRQTPSGSRKLTEKDLDAADAALSSHSANGNGH
- the SEC11 gene encoding Signal peptidase complex catalytic subunit SEC11 → MFGDEIARLRKLGVQGLLFQLLNFLNVVASGLMMWKALCLVTNSESPIVVVLSGSMQPAFYRGDILFLTNPANTPYEVGDITVYKVAGQGIPIVHRVHATHETNGSQLLLTKGDANPDNDIVLYEGPQWLESKQVVGKVRGFLPYVGYVTIAMLAILFFSTSPSSPFIAALAPDTPTPEPTPDASVPPPAYDEHIADRGAFYLNGGRIFDPVLVGYREMQRAWSDSAVTNSTAPASVDAEPDHGQGAAGSPPTDLPKSGPAAWPGKWKLGLSSLRATPKDASKSQSRSGAETIAKPPVPPSEAAISDSVSASAASLSQQHALASPPSPPSPSLPPGYVDLRIGGIGFVVDLGWRRTDQGLHWEVDDIRHARATRDARRRGSSGTVPGASSKNAGSVLGAAAAAGVDESSSGKAKGSRRNSWLGASFVGSW